The Oenanthe melanoleuca isolate GR-GAL-2019-014 chromosome 1A, OMel1.0, whole genome shotgun sequence genome contains a region encoding:
- the IFT27 gene encoding intraflagellar transport protein 27 homolog: MVKLAAKCLLAGDPAVGKSALAQMFRSDGAHFQKNYTLTAGIELLVKAVSVPETSDSVEFFIFDSAGKDLFSEMLEKLWEQPNVVCLVYDVTNEQSFNNCNKWLEKVRAQAVGVHVPGVLVGNKTDLADRRVVDQEQAQEWAEKHGLEYCEMSVKEMKDFEAPFHILAKLFHQLYKEKVETFHSLA, translated from the exons gAGATCCAGCTGTGGGTAAGAGTGCTTTAGCCCAGATGTTTCGCAGTGATGGGGCTCATTTTCAGAAGAACTACACACTG ACAGCGGGAATAGAACTATTGGTGAAGGCTGTATCAGTTCCAGAGACAAGTGATAGTGTG GAATTCTTCATTTTTGACTCTGCAGGAAAAGAtctattttctgaaatgctggAGAAACTG TGGGAGCAACCCAACGTCGTGTGCCTTGTGTATGATGTCACTAATGAGCAATCCTTCAACAACTGTAACAAATGGTTGGAGAAGGTTAGAGCTCAAGCAGTTGGGGTGCATGTTCCAG gtgTCTTAGTGGGGAATAAAACAGACCTAGCTGATCGTCGAGTTGTGGATCAGGAACAAGCACAGGAGTGGGCTGAGAAACATGGCCTGGAATACTGTGAAATGTCAGTG aaggaaatgaaagatTTTGAGGCCCCTTTTCACATCCTGGCAAAGTTATTCCACCAACTGTACAAAGAGAAAGTGGAAACTTTTCACTCACTAGCCTGA